A region of Drosophila suzukii chromosome 2L, CBGP_Dsuzu_IsoJpt1.0, whole genome shotgun sequence DNA encodes the following proteins:
- the loqs gene encoding protein Loquacious isoform X1 produces MDQENFQGHSLPQQLQSLHIQQQQQQAPPNPVQTGFAPRRQYENPGGLGNGNPAGGSPVKGAPLGQRPVKIKKEKIAQVAQPGQLQLTEIGDPALAGGSGVPGAAGLMGGIMPSDEALKFVSETDANGLAMKTPVSILQELLSRRGITPGYELVQIEGAIHEPTFRFRVSFKDKDTPFTAMGAGRSKKEAKHAAARALIDKLIGAQLPESPSSSAGPSVTGLTVAGSGGDGNANATGGGDGGDKIVGNPIGWLQEMCMQRRWPPPSYETETEVGLPHERLFTIACSILNYREMGKGKSKKIAKRLAAHRMWMRLQDAPIDSAKISDSICGELEGEPRSSENYYGELKDISVPTLTTQHSNKVSQFHKTLKNATGKKLLKLQKTCLKSTKIDYIKLLGEIATENQFEVTYVDIEEKTFSGQFQCLVQLSTLPVGVCHGSGATAADAQRHAAQNALEYLKIMTKK; encoded by the exons ATGGACCAGGAGAACTTCCAGGGGCACAGCCTGCCGCAGCAGCTGCAGAGCCTTCACatccaacagcagcagcagcaggcgcCCCCGAATCCCGTCCAGACGGGATTTGCTCCGCGGCGGCAGTATGAGAACCCAGGTGGCCTGGGCAACGGCAACCCAGCTGGCGGAAGTCCGGTAAAGGGTGCCCCTTTGGGGCAGCGCCCCGTGAAGATCAAGAAGGAGAAGATTGCCCAGGTGGCTCAGCCGGGCCAGCTGCAGCTGACGGAGATCGGTGATCCCGCCTTGGCGGGCGGATCAGGAGTACCAGGAGCAGCTGGCCTGATGGGGGGAATCATGCCCAGCGACGAGGCTCTTAAATTCGTCAGCGAGAcggatgccaatggattggccATGAAGACGCCCGTCAGCATTCTGCAGGAGCTACTCAGCCGGCGCGGCATTACGCCGGGCTATGAGCTCGTCCAGATCGAAGGCGCCATTCATGAGCCGACCTTCCGGTTCCGCGTGTCCTTCAAGGACAAGGACACGCCCTTCACGGCCATGGGTGCGGGACGCTCGAAGAAGGAGGCCAAGCATGCGGCGGCCCGTGCGCTCATCGACAAGCTGATCGGCGCGCAGCTGCCGGAATCGCCGAGCAGCTCCGCCGGTCCGTCGGTGACTGGGCTCACGGTCGCCGGAAGCGGAGGAGACGGCAACGCCAATGCCACGGGCGGAGGAGA TGGCGGCGACAAGATCGTGGGCAATCCCATTGGCTGGCTGCAGGAGATGTGCATGCAACGGCGATGGCCACCACCGTCGTACgaaacggaaacggaagtgGGGCTGCCCCACGAGCGGCTTTTCACGATCGCCTGCTCGATCCTCAACTACCGGGAGATGGGCAAGGGCAAGAGCAAGAAGATAGCCAAGCGCCTGGCCGCCCACCGCATGTGGATGCGGCTGCAGGATGCGCCCATCGATTCGGCCAAGATCAGCGACAGCATCTGCGGCGAGTTGGAGGGCGAA CCCCGCAGTAGCGAAAATTATTATGGTGAATTGAAAGATATCTCTGTGCCGACACTGACCACGCAGCACAGTAACAAAGTATCCCAGTTCCATAAGACCCTAAAAAATGCGACGGGCAAAAAACTTCTCAAGTTACAG AAGACTTGCCTTAAGAGCACCAAGATAGACTACATCAAGCTGCTGGGCGAGATCGCGACCGAGAACCAGTTCGAGGTAACCTACGTGGACATAGAGGAGAAGACCTTCTCTGGCCAGTTCCAGTGTCTGGTTCAGCTCTCCACTTTGCCCGTGGGTGTTTGCCACGGAAGCGGTGCTACGGCCGCCGATGCCCAGCGGCATGCCGCCCAGAATGCTCTCGAGTATCTGAAGATCATGACCAAGAAGTAG
- the loqs gene encoding protein Loquacious isoform X3, with the protein MDQENFQGHSLPQQLQSLHIQQQQQQAPPNPVQTGFAPRRQYENPGGLGNGNPAGGSPVKGAPLGQRPVKIKKEKIAQVAQPGQLQLTEIGDPALAGGSGVPGAAGLMGGIMPSDEALKFVSETDANGLAMKTPVSILQELLSRRGITPGYELVQIEGAIHEPTFRFRVSFKDKDTPFTAMGAGRSKKEAKHAAARALIDKLIGAQLPESPSSSAGPSVTGLTVAGSGGDGNANATGGGDGGDKIVGNPIGWLQEMCMQRRWPPPSYETETEVGLPHERLFTIACSILNYREMGKGKSKKIAKRLAAHRMWMRLQDAPIDSAKISDSICGELEGEKTCLKSTKIDYIKLLGEIATENQFEVTYVDIEEKTFSGQFQCLVQLSTLPVGVCHGSGATAADAQRHAAQNALEYLKIMTKK; encoded by the exons ATGGACCAGGAGAACTTCCAGGGGCACAGCCTGCCGCAGCAGCTGCAGAGCCTTCACatccaacagcagcagcagcaggcgcCCCCGAATCCCGTCCAGACGGGATTTGCTCCGCGGCGGCAGTATGAGAACCCAGGTGGCCTGGGCAACGGCAACCCAGCTGGCGGAAGTCCGGTAAAGGGTGCCCCTTTGGGGCAGCGCCCCGTGAAGATCAAGAAGGAGAAGATTGCCCAGGTGGCTCAGCCGGGCCAGCTGCAGCTGACGGAGATCGGTGATCCCGCCTTGGCGGGCGGATCAGGAGTACCAGGAGCAGCTGGCCTGATGGGGGGAATCATGCCCAGCGACGAGGCTCTTAAATTCGTCAGCGAGAcggatgccaatggattggccATGAAGACGCCCGTCAGCATTCTGCAGGAGCTACTCAGCCGGCGCGGCATTACGCCGGGCTATGAGCTCGTCCAGATCGAAGGCGCCATTCATGAGCCGACCTTCCGGTTCCGCGTGTCCTTCAAGGACAAGGACACGCCCTTCACGGCCATGGGTGCGGGACGCTCGAAGAAGGAGGCCAAGCATGCGGCGGCCCGTGCGCTCATCGACAAGCTGATCGGCGCGCAGCTGCCGGAATCGCCGAGCAGCTCCGCCGGTCCGTCGGTGACTGGGCTCACGGTCGCCGGAAGCGGAGGAGACGGCAACGCCAATGCCACGGGCGGAGGAGA TGGCGGCGACAAGATCGTGGGCAATCCCATTGGCTGGCTGCAGGAGATGTGCATGCAACGGCGATGGCCACCACCGTCGTACgaaacggaaacggaagtgGGGCTGCCCCACGAGCGGCTTTTCACGATCGCCTGCTCGATCCTCAACTACCGGGAGATGGGCAAGGGCAAGAGCAAGAAGATAGCCAAGCGCCTGGCCGCCCACCGCATGTGGATGCGGCTGCAGGATGCGCCCATCGATTCGGCCAAGATCAGCGACAGCATCTGCGGCGAGTTGGAGGGCGAA AAGACTTGCCTTAAGAGCACCAAGATAGACTACATCAAGCTGCTGGGCGAGATCGCGACCGAGAACCAGTTCGAGGTAACCTACGTGGACATAGAGGAGAAGACCTTCTCTGGCCAGTTCCAGTGTCTGGTTCAGCTCTCCACTTTGCCCGTGGGTGTTTGCCACGGAAGCGGTGCTACGGCCGCCGATGCCCAGCGGCATGCCGCCCAGAATGCTCTCGAGTATCTGAAGATCATGACCAAGAAGTAG
- the loqs gene encoding protein Loquacious isoform X2, with translation MDQENFQGHSLPQQLQSLHIQQQQQQAPPNPVQTGFAPRRQYENPGGLGNGNPAGGSPVKGAPLGQRPVKIKKEKIAQVAQPGQLQLTEIGDPALAGGSGVPGAAGLMGGIMPSDEALKFVSETDANGLAMKTPVSILQELLSRRGITPGYELVQIEGAIHEPTFRFRVSFKDKDTPFTAMGAGRSKKEAKHAAARALIDKLIGAQLPESPSSSAGPSVTGLTVAGSGGDGNANATGGGDGGDKIVGNPIGWLQEMCMQRRWPPPSYETETEVGLPHERLFTIACSILNYREMGKGKSKKIAKRLAAHRMWMRLQDAPIDSAKISDSICGELEGEPRSSENYYGELKDISVPTLTTQHSNKVSQFHKTLKNATGKKLLKLQTCLKSTKIDYIKLLGEIATENQFEVTYVDIEEKTFSGQFQCLVQLSTLPVGVCHGSGATAADAQRHAAQNALEYLKIMTKK, from the exons ATGGACCAGGAGAACTTCCAGGGGCACAGCCTGCCGCAGCAGCTGCAGAGCCTTCACatccaacagcagcagcagcaggcgcCCCCGAATCCCGTCCAGACGGGATTTGCTCCGCGGCGGCAGTATGAGAACCCAGGTGGCCTGGGCAACGGCAACCCAGCTGGCGGAAGTCCGGTAAAGGGTGCCCCTTTGGGGCAGCGCCCCGTGAAGATCAAGAAGGAGAAGATTGCCCAGGTGGCTCAGCCGGGCCAGCTGCAGCTGACGGAGATCGGTGATCCCGCCTTGGCGGGCGGATCAGGAGTACCAGGAGCAGCTGGCCTGATGGGGGGAATCATGCCCAGCGACGAGGCTCTTAAATTCGTCAGCGAGAcggatgccaatggattggccATGAAGACGCCCGTCAGCATTCTGCAGGAGCTACTCAGCCGGCGCGGCATTACGCCGGGCTATGAGCTCGTCCAGATCGAAGGCGCCATTCATGAGCCGACCTTCCGGTTCCGCGTGTCCTTCAAGGACAAGGACACGCCCTTCACGGCCATGGGTGCGGGACGCTCGAAGAAGGAGGCCAAGCATGCGGCGGCCCGTGCGCTCATCGACAAGCTGATCGGCGCGCAGCTGCCGGAATCGCCGAGCAGCTCCGCCGGTCCGTCGGTGACTGGGCTCACGGTCGCCGGAAGCGGAGGAGACGGCAACGCCAATGCCACGGGCGGAGGAGA TGGCGGCGACAAGATCGTGGGCAATCCCATTGGCTGGCTGCAGGAGATGTGCATGCAACGGCGATGGCCACCACCGTCGTACgaaacggaaacggaagtgGGGCTGCCCCACGAGCGGCTTTTCACGATCGCCTGCTCGATCCTCAACTACCGGGAGATGGGCAAGGGCAAGAGCAAGAAGATAGCCAAGCGCCTGGCCGCCCACCGCATGTGGATGCGGCTGCAGGATGCGCCCATCGATTCGGCCAAGATCAGCGACAGCATCTGCGGCGAGTTGGAGGGCGAA CCCCGCAGTAGCGAAAATTATTATGGTGAATTGAAAGATATCTCTGTGCCGACACTGACCACGCAGCACAGTAACAAAGTATCCCAGTTCCATAAGACCCTAAAAAATGCGACGGGCAAAAAACTTCTCAAGTTACAG ACTTGCCTTAAGAGCACCAAGATAGACTACATCAAGCTGCTGGGCGAGATCGCGACCGAGAACCAGTTCGAGGTAACCTACGTGGACATAGAGGAGAAGACCTTCTCTGGCCAGTTCCAGTGTCTGGTTCAGCTCTCCACTTTGCCCGTGGGTGTTTGCCACGGAAGCGGTGCTACGGCCGCCGATGCCCAGCGGCATGCCGCCCAGAATGCTCTCGAGTATCTGAAGATCATGACCAAGAAGTAG
- the loqs gene encoding protein Loquacious isoform X5 produces MDQENFQGHSLPQQLQSLHIQQQQQQAPPNPVQTGFAPRRQYENPGGLGNGNPAGGSPVKGAPLGQRPVKIKKEKIAQVAQPGQLQLTEIGDPALAGGSGVPGAAGLMGGIMPSDEALKFVSETDANGLAMKTPVSILQELLSRRGITPGYELVQIEGAIHEPTFRFRVSFKDKDTPFTAMGAGRSKKEAKHAAARALIDKLIGAQLPESPSSSAGPSVTGLTVAGSGGDGNANATGGGDGGDKIVGNPIGWLQEMCMQRRWPPPSYETETEVGLPHERLFTIACSILNYREMGKGKSKKIAKRLAAHRMWMRLQDAPIDSAKISDSICGELEGERNETKTLKSKWIA; encoded by the exons ATGGACCAGGAGAACTTCCAGGGGCACAGCCTGCCGCAGCAGCTGCAGAGCCTTCACatccaacagcagcagcagcaggcgcCCCCGAATCCCGTCCAGACGGGATTTGCTCCGCGGCGGCAGTATGAGAACCCAGGTGGCCTGGGCAACGGCAACCCAGCTGGCGGAAGTCCGGTAAAGGGTGCCCCTTTGGGGCAGCGCCCCGTGAAGATCAAGAAGGAGAAGATTGCCCAGGTGGCTCAGCCGGGCCAGCTGCAGCTGACGGAGATCGGTGATCCCGCCTTGGCGGGCGGATCAGGAGTACCAGGAGCAGCTGGCCTGATGGGGGGAATCATGCCCAGCGACGAGGCTCTTAAATTCGTCAGCGAGAcggatgccaatggattggccATGAAGACGCCCGTCAGCATTCTGCAGGAGCTACTCAGCCGGCGCGGCATTACGCCGGGCTATGAGCTCGTCCAGATCGAAGGCGCCATTCATGAGCCGACCTTCCGGTTCCGCGTGTCCTTCAAGGACAAGGACACGCCCTTCACGGCCATGGGTGCGGGACGCTCGAAGAAGGAGGCCAAGCATGCGGCGGCCCGTGCGCTCATCGACAAGCTGATCGGCGCGCAGCTGCCGGAATCGCCGAGCAGCTCCGCCGGTCCGTCGGTGACTGGGCTCACGGTCGCCGGAAGCGGAGGAGACGGCAACGCCAATGCCACGGGCGGAGGAGA TGGCGGCGACAAGATCGTGGGCAATCCCATTGGCTGGCTGCAGGAGATGTGCATGCAACGGCGATGGCCACCACCGTCGTACgaaacggaaacggaagtgGGGCTGCCCCACGAGCGGCTTTTCACGATCGCCTGCTCGATCCTCAACTACCGGGAGATGGGCAAGGGCAAGAGCAAGAAGATAGCCAAGCGCCTGGCCGCCCACCGCATGTGGATGCGGCTGCAGGATGCGCCCATCGATTCGGCCAAGATCAGCGACAGCATCTGCGGCGAGTTGGAGGGCGAA AGAAACGAAACCAAAACTTTAAAATCAAAATGGATCGCCTAG
- the loqs gene encoding protein Loquacious isoform X4, producing MDQENFQGHSLPQQLQSLHIQQQQQQAPPNPVQTGFAPRRQYENPGGLGNGNPAGGSPVKGAPLGQRPVKIKKEKIAQVAQPGQLQLTEIGDPALAGGSGVPGAAGLMGGIMPSDEALKFVSETDANGLAMKTPVSILQELLSRRGITPGYELVQIEGAIHEPTFRFRVSFKDKDTPFTAMGAGRSKKEAKHAAARALIDKLIGAQLPESPSSSAGPSVTGLTVAGSGGDGNANATGGGDGGDKIVGNPIGWLQEMCMQRRWPPPSYETETEVGLPHERLFTIACSILNYREMGKGKSKKIAKRLAAHRMWMRLQDAPIDSAKISDSICGELEGETCLKSTKIDYIKLLGEIATENQFEVTYVDIEEKTFSGQFQCLVQLSTLPVGVCHGSGATAADAQRHAAQNALEYLKIMTKK from the exons ATGGACCAGGAGAACTTCCAGGGGCACAGCCTGCCGCAGCAGCTGCAGAGCCTTCACatccaacagcagcagcagcaggcgcCCCCGAATCCCGTCCAGACGGGATTTGCTCCGCGGCGGCAGTATGAGAACCCAGGTGGCCTGGGCAACGGCAACCCAGCTGGCGGAAGTCCGGTAAAGGGTGCCCCTTTGGGGCAGCGCCCCGTGAAGATCAAGAAGGAGAAGATTGCCCAGGTGGCTCAGCCGGGCCAGCTGCAGCTGACGGAGATCGGTGATCCCGCCTTGGCGGGCGGATCAGGAGTACCAGGAGCAGCTGGCCTGATGGGGGGAATCATGCCCAGCGACGAGGCTCTTAAATTCGTCAGCGAGAcggatgccaatggattggccATGAAGACGCCCGTCAGCATTCTGCAGGAGCTACTCAGCCGGCGCGGCATTACGCCGGGCTATGAGCTCGTCCAGATCGAAGGCGCCATTCATGAGCCGACCTTCCGGTTCCGCGTGTCCTTCAAGGACAAGGACACGCCCTTCACGGCCATGGGTGCGGGACGCTCGAAGAAGGAGGCCAAGCATGCGGCGGCCCGTGCGCTCATCGACAAGCTGATCGGCGCGCAGCTGCCGGAATCGCCGAGCAGCTCCGCCGGTCCGTCGGTGACTGGGCTCACGGTCGCCGGAAGCGGAGGAGACGGCAACGCCAATGCCACGGGCGGAGGAGA TGGCGGCGACAAGATCGTGGGCAATCCCATTGGCTGGCTGCAGGAGATGTGCATGCAACGGCGATGGCCACCACCGTCGTACgaaacggaaacggaagtgGGGCTGCCCCACGAGCGGCTTTTCACGATCGCCTGCTCGATCCTCAACTACCGGGAGATGGGCAAGGGCAAGAGCAAGAAGATAGCCAAGCGCCTGGCCGCCCACCGCATGTGGATGCGGCTGCAGGATGCGCCCATCGATTCGGCCAAGATCAGCGACAGCATCTGCGGCGAGTTGGAGGGCGAA ACTTGCCTTAAGAGCACCAAGATAGACTACATCAAGCTGCTGGGCGAGATCGCGACCGAGAACCAGTTCGAGGTAACCTACGTGGACATAGAGGAGAAGACCTTCTCTGGCCAGTTCCAGTGTCTGGTTCAGCTCTCCACTTTGCCCGTGGGTGTTTGCCACGGAAGCGGTGCTACGGCCGCCGATGCCCAGCGGCATGCCGCCCAGAATGCTCTCGAGTATCTGAAGATCATGACCAAGAAGTAG
- the Ing5 gene encoding inhibitor of growth protein 5 isoform X2 — translation MSSAIYLENYLDGLESLPTELERNFKLMRKLDDRAQTAMKSIDSHAKDFMRKLGENGAMSDEERKERQEDIKALFGKAKEYSDDKVQLAIQTYELVDKQIRRLDNDLARFEGEIQEKASSTRAKSEEVVAKKGRKKTKDSKTTGKKKKSASSDEDTGRGNNQTNANSSLNSSSNAGQGTKKKKSKKTVEVDDSEKESCHTAATHPSDVMDMPVDPNEPTYCLCHQVSYGEMIGCDNPDCPIEWFHFACVGLTTKPKGKWFCPKCTQDRKKK, via the exons ATGTCCTCTGCTATATACTTGGAGAACTATCTGGACG GATTGGAGAGTCTGCCCACCGAGCTGGAGCGAAACTTTAAGCTGATGCGAAAACTGGACGACCGCGCACAAACTGCCATGAAAAGCATCGACAGCCATGCCAAGGACTTTATGCGAAAGCTGGGCGAGAACGGGGCCATGAGCGACGAGGAGAGGAAGGAGCGCCAGGAAGACATAAAGGCGTTGTTCGGAAAGGCCAAGGAATACAGTGACGACAAGGTGCAGCTGGCCATCCAAACATACGAACTGGTGGACAAGCAGATCCGGCGACTAGACAACGATCTGGCCCGCTTCGAGGGCGAGATCCAGGAGAAGGCTTCCTCAACACGCGCCAAGTCCGAAGAAGTGGTGGCCAAGA AGGGCCGCAAAAAGACCAAGGACAGCAAGACGACGGGCAAAAAGAAAAAGTCCGCCTCCTCGGACGAGGACACTGGGCGTGGCAACAACCAGACTAACGCCAATTCCAGCCTCAATTCGAGCAGCAATGCCGGACAAGGTACCAAAAAGAAAAAGTCCAAG AAAACCGTCGAAGTGGATGACTCGGAAAAGGAATCGTGCCACACGGCCGCCACGCATCCCAGCGATGTCATGGACATGCCCGTCGATCCCAATGAGCCAACGTATTGCCTGTGCCACCAAGTGTCCTATGGCGAGATGATTGGCTGCGACAATCCCGAC TGTCCCATCGAGTGGTTCCACTTTGCCTGCGTTGGCCTCACCACAAAGCCAAAAGGAAAGTGGTTCTGCCCCAAGTGTACGCAGGACCGAAAGAAGAAATAG
- the Ing5 gene encoding inhibitor of growth protein 5 isoform X1, protein MSSAIYLENYLDGLESLPTELERNFKLMRKLDDRAQTAMKSIDSHAKDFMRKLGENGAMSDEERKERQEDIKALFGKAKEYSDDKVQLAIQTYELVDKQIRRLDNDLARFEGEIQEKASSTRAKSEEVVAKKGRKKTKDSKTTGKKKKSASSDEDTGRGNNQTNANSSLNSSSNAGQGTKKKKSKVNQEKETRKGGAQKKTVEVDDSEKESCHTAATHPSDVMDMPVDPNEPTYCLCHQVSYGEMIGCDNPDCPIEWFHFACVGLTTKPKGKWFCPKCTQDRKKK, encoded by the exons ATGTCCTCTGCTATATACTTGGAGAACTATCTGGACG GATTGGAGAGTCTGCCCACCGAGCTGGAGCGAAACTTTAAGCTGATGCGAAAACTGGACGACCGCGCACAAACTGCCATGAAAAGCATCGACAGCCATGCCAAGGACTTTATGCGAAAGCTGGGCGAGAACGGGGCCATGAGCGACGAGGAGAGGAAGGAGCGCCAGGAAGACATAAAGGCGTTGTTCGGAAAGGCCAAGGAATACAGTGACGACAAGGTGCAGCTGGCCATCCAAACATACGAACTGGTGGACAAGCAGATCCGGCGACTAGACAACGATCTGGCCCGCTTCGAGGGCGAGATCCAGGAGAAGGCTTCCTCAACACGCGCCAAGTCCGAAGAAGTGGTGGCCAAGA AGGGCCGCAAAAAGACCAAGGACAGCAAGACGACGGGCAAAAAGAAAAAGTCCGCCTCCTCGGACGAGGACACTGGGCGTGGCAACAACCAGACTAACGCCAATTCCAGCCTCAATTCGAGCAGCAATGCCGGACAAGGTACCAAAAAGAAAAAGTCCAAGGTAAATCAAGAAAAAGAAACTCGCAAGGGGGGCGCACAAAAG AAAACCGTCGAAGTGGATGACTCGGAAAAGGAATCGTGCCACACGGCCGCCACGCATCCCAGCGATGTCATGGACATGCCCGTCGATCCCAATGAGCCAACGTATTGCCTGTGCCACCAAGTGTCCTATGGCGAGATGATTGGCTGCGACAATCCCGAC TGTCCCATCGAGTGGTTCCACTTTGCCTGCGTTGGCCTCACCACAAAGCCAAAAGGAAAGTGGTTCTGCCCCAAGTGTACGCAGGACCGAAAGAAGAAATAG